The Arcobacter sp. F2176 DNA segment TCCAAGGTTCAAAACTAACTCATGGAAGAGATGATAGATATGATAAGTTCTTTGCTGATAATGACTTAAATATTCAAGATACATACTCTATGAGATGTGCTCCACAAGTTTTAGGTGTGATAAGAGATAATTTAATAATTTCTAAAAACTGGGTTGAAACAGAGATAAATTCTGTAAATGATAATCCCTTAATCGATGGAGAAAATAAAAAAATATATACATCAGGTAATTTTTATGGTGGATATGTAGCTCATGCTATGGATACTTTAAAAATATGTGCTGCAAATCTTGCTGATTTATTGGATAAAGAGTTTGCTCTTTTAGTTGACCATAAATTTAATAGAGGATTAGGAGAAAATTTAAAACTTTCACATGAGCCTTTTTATCATGGTTTTAAAGCTATGCAAATAAGTTTAAGTTCTTTAAGTGCTGATGTTATTAAAAATACAACAGCTGCTTCTATTCATTCAAGACCAACTGAGTCTTTAAATCAAGATAAAGTTTCTATGGGAACAACGGCTGCAAATGATTTTGCAAAAATGATCCCAGACTTGTATAATATGCTTTCAATTGCTTTTATTGGTATGGCTCAAGCTGTTGATATTAGAGGTGAAGGGGAGGTTTCTCCATATCTTAAAAATATCCACGATGAGATTAGAAAAATAATCAAGCCACTTTATGAAGATAGAAGAATGGATTTTGATATAGTAAATATAAATAAAGTACTAAGAAGTGCAAAATTAGTATAAAGAAGTAATATGGAAAATAAAAAAGTATTGGTTACAGGAGCTACTGGTTCTATTGGACAAGCTATTGTTAAAGAGTATGCTAAAAATGGATATTTTGTATATATTCATTACAATAGGAATAAAGAAAAAGCAGAAGAGATTTTAGATGAAATAAATCAAAATGGTGAACTGATTTCCTTTAATATGCAAGACAAAAACTCTATTAGAGAAGTTTTAGAAAATCTTGATGTTGAAGTTTTAGTAAATAATGCTGGAATTATAAAAGATAATTTGTTTTTCTTTATGGATGATGATGAATGGGAAGATGTAATTAATACAAATTTAAGTGGACTTTTTTATGTTACAAAAGTTATATCTAAAAATATGATGATGAACAAACGAGGTAGTATAGTAAATGTGGCATCAATATCAGGTATAAGTGGAAACTCAGGACAAGCAAATTATAGCGCTAGTAAAGGTGGAGTTATAGCTTTTACTAAGACTTTATCAATAGAACTTGGAAGATATAATATTAGAGTAAATGCCCTTGCCCCTGGAATAATAGAATCAGAGATGATTGAAAATATACCAAATGTGAAAGAGTTGAAAAAAGCAATACCTCTTAAAAGATTTGGAAAAGCCCAAGAAGTGGCAAAATGTGCTTATTTTATGGGTGTAGATGCTACATATGTAAGTGGAGAGGTATTGAATATTAGTGGGGCAATGGTAAGATAAAGTTTATGAATTTACTCATATCTTTATTTTATGCTCCTATTGTTTTTTATTCACTAAGAAATTTTGAATTAAAAACAGTTTCATTTATAATTTTTATTTTTTCTTTGTTTTGGTTAGTTTTCAGTATAAAAAAAAGTATAAAAGAGTATATTTTCCCTCTTTTTTATTTG contains these protein-coding regions:
- a CDS encoding SDR family NAD(P)-dependent oxidoreductase, which gives rise to MENKKVLVTGATGSIGQAIVKEYAKNGYFVYIHYNRNKEKAEEILDEINQNGELISFNMQDKNSIREVLENLDVEVLVNNAGIIKDNLFFFMDDDEWEDVINTNLSGLFYVTKVISKNMMMNKRGSIVNVASISGISGNSGQANYSASKGGVIAFTKTLSIELGRYNIRVNALAPGIIESEMIENIPNVKELKKAIPLKRFGKAQEVAKCAYFMGVDATYVSGEVLNISGAMVR